The Listeria welshimeri serovar 6b str. SLCC5334 genome has a window encoding:
- a CDS encoding BglG family transcription antiterminator, with translation MKAVTKMIANREKNIIQFLMKTGQTRVGTIANHLGLSEKTISNSLKEIDIFLKDFDMTVVRKPKIGVYIEGDNKAFAQVSRFLDNKVSQIPATKEERVIYIFSKLLKADDYITIHQLADELYISRSTIEKNMVEVTKMLEKEGITLYKKPSKGMKLLISEREKRALTSKFITNFWGNNWYLKQEGEKVLQAFDTIQADVTGIFPEEGLKEIIAIVQAFSERHDFTFTDYAFQSIVIHLAIAVERIREGEYVENVESDPMKDAFESQRGNTEILVNMLEERLNIKIPAFEVGYIQLHLTAAYNQQHDELLVSNQPQEDDVAEFVSKCLAEGDYDKGLLDDLTTHMKSAINRLKLGMHFKNPYLSKIKQNFPQAFEEALYFKAKFEQKYDVQVNEDETAYIALHFEAYKERSRSFPDQIRVVLVCSTGLGSSRLLAARIKKYFPMITIEKILSVQALMETEVDVDLVISTIYLELEEIPSIVVSPMMSKADLQQVESQIERTRRKKKKRSQPFVDLIQPKTIFAKLDVATMEDAIAEIGGKLVEQGIAKHGIVESALKREALSFTSFEEMATPHAEPALINESCIAIATLKHPVKWGLVDVDKIFFIALTEQNGIHLDAMYEQFYKFIDNKKWLEKLTQLKSAADIYEHLLKDGM, from the coding sequence ATGAAAGCGGTAACGAAAATGATTGCAAATCGCGAAAAAAATATCATTCAGTTTCTAATGAAGACAGGTCAAACACGTGTTGGAACCATCGCGAATCATCTCGGACTTTCAGAAAAAACCATCTCAAATTCACTGAAAGAAATCGATATTTTCTTAAAGGATTTTGATATGACCGTCGTACGTAAACCAAAAATTGGTGTCTACATTGAAGGCGATAATAAAGCTTTTGCTCAGGTAAGTAGATTCCTAGATAACAAAGTCAGTCAAATTCCAGCAACGAAAGAAGAGCGGGTTATCTACATTTTTAGTAAATTGCTTAAAGCAGACGACTATATTACGATTCACCAACTTGCAGATGAACTTTATATTAGCCGAAGCACGATTGAAAAAAATATGGTGGAAGTCACGAAAATGCTGGAAAAAGAAGGCATTACCTTGTACAAGAAACCTAGTAAAGGTATGAAGTTACTTATTAGTGAACGAGAAAAGCGCGCTTTAACATCGAAATTTATTACTAATTTTTGGGGCAATAATTGGTATTTAAAACAGGAAGGCGAAAAAGTGCTCCAAGCTTTCGATACCATTCAAGCTGATGTCACTGGGATTTTTCCAGAAGAAGGCTTGAAAGAAATCATTGCAATTGTGCAAGCTTTCAGCGAGCGTCATGATTTTACATTTACGGATTATGCTTTTCAGTCAATTGTTATTCACCTTGCGATTGCGGTAGAGCGAATTCGTGAAGGAGAATATGTGGAAAACGTGGAAAGCGATCCAATGAAAGATGCGTTTGAGTCGCAGCGTGGTAACACGGAAATCCTCGTCAATATGTTAGAAGAACGTTTGAATATTAAAATTCCAGCCTTTGAAGTTGGTTATATCCAGTTACATTTAACGGCTGCTTATAATCAACAACATGATGAACTGCTTGTTAGTAATCAACCACAAGAAGACGATGTTGCTGAATTTGTTAGTAAATGTTTAGCGGAAGGGGATTACGATAAAGGTTTGCTTGACGACCTAACGACACATATGAAGTCCGCTATTAACCGTTTAAAACTCGGTATGCATTTTAAAAATCCTTATCTCAGCAAAATTAAGCAAAACTTTCCCCAAGCGTTTGAAGAAGCGCTCTACTTTAAAGCAAAATTTGAACAGAAGTACGATGTGCAAGTAAATGAAGATGAAACAGCGTATATTGCGTTACATTTTGAAGCATATAAAGAAAGAAGTCGCTCTTTCCCCGACCAAATTCGAGTTGTGCTTGTATGCAGTACTGGGCTTGGTTCATCCAGATTACTCGCAGCTAGAATTAAAAAATATTTTCCAATGATTACGATTGAAAAAATACTGTCTGTTCAGGCGTTAATGGAGACCGAAGTCGATGTGGATTTAGTCATTAGTACAATCTATCTCGAACTAGAAGAGATTCCAAGTATTGTAGTCAGTCCAATGATGAGTAAAGCCGATTTACAACAAGTCGAAAGTCAAATCGAGCGAACAAGACGCAAGAAAAAGAAACGAAGCCAGCCATTTGTTGACTTAATTCAACCGAAAACCATTTTTGCAAAGTTGGATGTTGCGACAATGGAAGATGCAATTGCAGAAATTGGTGGCAAGTTGGTGGAGCAAGGCATTGCTAAGCACGGCATCGTGGAAAGTGCGCTGAAAAGAGAAGCCTTGTCATTCACTTCTTTTGAAGAAATGGCGACACCGCATGCAGAACCAGCGCTTATTAATGAATCGTGCATTGCTATCGCGACACTTAAACACCCAGTGAAATGGGGCTTAGTCGATGTGGATAAAATCTTTTTTATCGCTCTGACAGAACAAAATGGCATTCATTTAGACGCAATGTATGAACAGTTTTATAAATTTATTGATAATAAAAAATGGCTTGAAAAGCTGACACAACTAAAAAGTGCCGCAGATATTTATGAGCATTTGTTAAAGGATGGGATGTAA
- a CDS encoding PTS fructose transporter subunit IIC translates to MFKKIGSELKKHVLTGISYMIPLVIAGAVIMAIARVGGSFFGITDIWDAKYADSANSFISLLHSLDGFGGLALGMMFPVIAAFIGYSIADKLALAPGLVGGLLARDIGAGFLGALAAGLIAGYTCLLIKKYVKLPKAAASIVPVFLVPVFGTLITVLIINYVVGIPFADLNTALENWLNGMSGSNQILMAAIIGAMVGFDLGGPVNKAAVTTAMALLTSGIYAPNTAAQVAIIIPPLGLGLATLIAKRKYNAEMREAGKSSLIMGLVGISEGAIPFAVESPLKVIPATVLGSAVGGALAVGLGAINQAPISGFYGWFTVENWPVYILAIAVGTLIVAGMSVALRKASAGEEMAGSSYDDEIDEAEWEA, encoded by the coding sequence ATGTTTAAGAAAATTGGGAGTGAACTAAAAAAACATGTTTTAACAGGTATTTCATATATGATTCCGCTCGTTATCGCGGGTGCCGTAATTATGGCGATTGCTCGAGTTGGCGGTTCGTTTTTCGGAATTACAGATATTTGGGACGCGAAATATGCAGACAGTGCGAATAGCTTCATTTCGTTACTACACAGTTTAGATGGTTTTGGTGGCTTGGCGCTTGGAATGATGTTCCCGGTTATTGCCGCATTTATCGGGTATTCCATTGCGGACAAATTAGCACTAGCACCTGGTCTTGTTGGTGGTTTGCTGGCACGTGATATCGGTGCCGGTTTCCTCGGGGCTCTCGCAGCTGGTCTAATCGCTGGTTACACATGTCTTTTAATTAAAAAATATGTGAAATTGCCTAAAGCGGCGGCTTCTATCGTACCAGTATTTTTAGTTCCAGTTTTTGGGACACTTATTACAGTTCTTATAATTAATTATGTCGTTGGTATTCCTTTTGCAGATTTAAATACTGCCCTTGAAAATTGGCTTAATGGTATGTCTGGATCGAACCAAATTTTGATGGCTGCTATTATTGGCGCAATGGTTGGTTTTGACTTAGGCGGACCTGTTAATAAAGCAGCTGTAACAACGGCGATGGCACTTTTAACAAGCGGAATCTATGCACCCAATACAGCAGCGCAAGTAGCGATTATTATTCCGCCACTTGGTCTTGGTTTAGCTACTTTAATCGCAAAACGCAAATATAATGCAGAAATGCGTGAAGCAGGGAAATCCTCGCTTATCATGGGACTAGTTGGGATTAGTGAAGGGGCAATTCCTTTCGCGGTGGAATCCCCACTTAAAGTTATTCCGGCTACAGTGCTTGGTTCAGCTGTCGGCGGGGCACTTGCGGTAGGACTTGGTGCGATTAACCAAGCGCCAATCAGTGGGTTTTATGGCTGGTTCACAGTAGAAAATTGGCCTGTTTATATTTTAGCTATTGCAGTTGGAACATTAATCGTTGCGGGTATGTCGGTTGCTTTACGGAAAGCAAGTGCCGGTGAGGAAATGGCAGGCTCTAGCTACGATGATGAAATAGACGAAGCGGAATGGGAAGCATAA
- a CDS encoding SDR family oxidoreductase codes for MTIKNKVIIITGASSGIGEATALLLAEKGAKLVLAARRVEKLEKIVQSIKASSGEAIFMKTDVTKREDNKKLVELAIETYGKIDAIFLNAGIMPNSPLSALKEDEWEQMIDINIKGVLNGIAAVLPSFIAQKSGHIIATSSVAGLKAYPGGAVYGATKWAVRDLMEVLRMESAQEGTNIRTATIYPAAINTELLETITDKETEQGMTSLYKQYGITPDRIASIVAYAIDQPEDVTINEFTVGPTSQPW; via the coding sequence ATGACTATCAAAAATAAAGTAATCATTATCACTGGAGCATCGTCTGGAATTGGTGAAGCAACAGCCTTACTTTTAGCTGAAAAAGGGGCGAAATTAGTTCTTGCTGCTCGTCGCGTGGAAAAGCTTGAAAAAATCGTTCAATCCATTAAAGCAAGTTCCGGAGAAGCAATTTTTATGAAAACGGATGTGACAAAACGCGAAGATAATAAGAAATTAGTAGAGTTAGCCATTGAAACATATGGAAAAATAGATGCCATCTTTTTAAATGCAGGAATCATGCCGAACTCCCCATTATCCGCTTTAAAAGAAGACGAATGGGAGCAAATGATTGATATTAATATTAAGGGTGTCTTAAATGGTATTGCTGCCGTCTTACCTTCCTTCATCGCCCAAAAATCCGGACATATCATCGCAACTTCTTCTGTGGCAGGCTTAAAAGCATATCCTGGTGGAGCAGTATATGGTGCAACAAAATGGGCTGTTCGTGATTTGATGGAAGTTTTGCGAATGGAGTCAGCCCAAGAAGGAACCAACATCCGCACGGCAACTATTTATCCAGCCGCCATCAATACAGAGTTACTAGAAACCATCACAGATAAAGAAACAGAACAAGGGATGACAAGTTTATATAAACAATATGGCATCACCCCTGACCGCATCGCAAGCATTGTCGCATACGCCATTGATCAACCCGAAGACGTAACCATAAACGAATTCACCGTCGGACCAACCAGCCAACCATGGTAA
- a CDS encoding GRP family sugar transporter, with protein MSIYLIALLPVLGWGFMPIIANLRKSTPEEQLLGTSISALLFAFILFWILSPEITVLSFIVSFVSGIFWSFGQLLQFKGIAASSVAKAMPISNGTQLVGATLFAVLVFQEWQTVTAVIIGVVAVILILIGVVMTGFQKRGNHITESVSFHVYGIVILSSFFLTLYVVTNQLFDVTGFSIILPQAIGMLTCAICINLAKKTAISRKNVTFNLMTGLSWSIANLGMFLATAVLGVATSFSISQACVIVATIGGILIFKQKKSPLEWTFILSGILLIMVGVVFLSLLK; from the coding sequence ATGTCTATTTATCTTATTGCGTTACTCCCTGTTCTCGGATGGGGATTTATGCCAATAATTGCGAACTTACGAAAGAGCACCCCTGAGGAACAATTACTAGGGACTTCGATTAGTGCGTTATTATTTGCTTTCATTTTATTCTGGATTTTATCACCAGAAATAACAGTTCTTTCTTTTATTGTGAGTTTTGTTTCAGGCATCTTTTGGAGTTTTGGGCAATTACTACAGTTTAAAGGGATTGCGGCTTCTAGTGTCGCGAAGGCAATGCCGATTTCAAACGGAACTCAGCTAGTTGGCGCAACGCTTTTCGCCGTTCTCGTATTCCAGGAATGGCAAACAGTTACGGCTGTAATCATTGGAGTTGTTGCAGTAATTTTAATCTTGATTGGAGTTGTAATGACCGGGTTTCAAAAACGCGGGAATCATATCACGGAGTCGGTTTCATTTCATGTCTACGGTATCGTTATTCTATCTTCCTTCTTTTTAACGCTTTACGTAGTGACAAACCAGCTTTTTGATGTCACTGGCTTTTCTATCATTTTACCACAAGCAATCGGGATGCTGACATGCGCCATTTGTATTAACTTAGCGAAAAAGACTGCTATTTCCCGGAAAAATGTTACATTCAACTTAATGACCGGATTGTCGTGGTCAATTGCCAATCTAGGCATGTTTTTAGCGACTGCTGTTCTTGGTGTTGCTACAAGCTTCTCGATTTCGCAAGCCTGTGTCATCGTCGCAACAATTGGCGGCATTCTCATTTTCAAACAGAAAAAAAGCCCACTGGAATGGACCTTTATCCTTTCTGGCATACTGCTAATTATGGTGGGCGTCGTATTTCTTAGTTTATTGAAATAG
- a CDS encoding Cof-type HAD-IIB family hydrolase encodes MIRAISVDMDGTFLDENGEYNRARFERIYAELVKQQIKFIVASGNQYYQLKSFFPGKDEELFYVAENGAVIFHQGELRSVNRFEKGLVQKILRTLIQDYQDLQVILCGVKSAYLLKAADSNFKTFAKKYYFELQEVDSFDVLPDDTFIKFALDVEVTKTGQIVEDLNQTFNGEIRAVASGHGSIDIIIPGVTKGSAIQQLLNEWRVAPDDLLAFGDANNDIEMLQLTPNSYAMQESSPEVFATAKYIAPSNKEAGVLQVIEDYMEKSQRP; translated from the coding sequence TTGATTAGAGCTATTTCTGTAGATATGGACGGGACTTTTTTAGATGAGAATGGTGAATATAATCGTGCTAGATTTGAAAGAATTTATGCAGAATTAGTGAAGCAGCAGATTAAATTTATTGTTGCGAGCGGAAATCAATATTATCAGCTAAAATCTTTTTTTCCTGGGAAGGATGAGGAACTTTTTTACGTTGCTGAAAATGGAGCAGTTATTTTTCATCAAGGGGAACTTCGGAGTGTGAATCGTTTTGAGAAGGGATTAGTTCAAAAGATTTTGCGGACGTTGATTCAAGATTATCAGGATTTGCAAGTGATTCTTTGTGGGGTCAAGAGTGCGTATTTGTTAAAAGCAGCGGATTCGAATTTTAAAACATTTGCGAAAAAGTATTATTTTGAATTACAAGAAGTGGATTCGTTCGATGTGCTTCCGGATGATACATTTATTAAGTTTGCGCTGGATGTGGAAGTGACTAAGACTGGGCAAATTGTGGAAGATTTGAATCAAACGTTTAATGGAGAAATTCGTGCTGTCGCAAGTGGTCACGGAAGTATCGATATTATTATTCCGGGTGTGACGAAAGGGAGCGCCATTCAGCAACTATTGAATGAATGGCGAGTGGCTCCAGATGATTTACTCGCTTTTGGGGATGCGAATAATGATATCGAAATGTTGCAATTAACTCCGAATAGTTACGCAATGCAAGAAAGTAGTCCGGAAGTCTTTGCTACTGCAAAATATATTGCTCCTTCTAATAAGGAGGCGGGCGTGTTACAAGTTATAGAAGATTATATGGAAAAAAGCCAGAGACCTTGA
- a CDS encoding PTS sugar transporter subunit IIA: protein MEVKDILTKELVVFDLEATTKEAAVEEMAEILNKHGILADKATYIQAVLEREAHSTTGIGNNIAIPHGKSESVTKSAIVFARTKEMIEWESLDDEPVNMIFLLAITDSDKTNGHLKILAEIATKLMDDDIVESLKNTRDEEEVIRILNGGVVEI from the coding sequence ATGGAAGTAAAAGATATTTTAACAAAAGAATTAGTTGTTTTTGATTTAGAAGCAACGACCAAAGAAGCAGCAGTGGAAGAAATGGCGGAAATACTGAATAAACATGGCATTTTAGCAGATAAAGCGACATATATTCAAGCCGTTTTGGAACGAGAAGCGCATTCAACAACTGGAATAGGTAATAACATTGCTATCCCACACGGAAAAAGTGAGAGTGTGACAAAATCAGCCATTGTTTTTGCAAGAACGAAAGAAATGATTGAGTGGGAATCACTGGATGATGAACCGGTAAACATGATTTTTTTACTGGCAATTACTGATTCCGACAAAACAAACGGACATTTGAAAATCCTTGCTGAAATTGCAACGAAACTAATGGACGATGATATTGTCGAAAGTTTAAAAAACACAAGAGACGAAGAAGAAGTCATTCGAATTTTAAATGGAGGCGTAGTAGAGATATGA
- a CDS encoding DapH/DapD/GlmU-related protein — MIDLQKRLIDKEILQGSLLLDEIHQVKQNNEQLIMELNTNYHSKKEVIKYLSEITGKQVDSTVEVSLPFYSDFGKHITFGKNIFINLNVTFVDLGGITIEDNVLIGPGARLVTVNHLISPKKRRGLRVAPICVKENAWIGANATILSGLTIGENAIVAADSTVTKDVPANVIVAGNPAKQIRKIIEE; from the coding sequence GTGATAGATTTACAAAAAAGGCTAATCGATAAAGAAATTCTGCAAGGGTCCCTGTTGTTAGACGAAATTCATCAAGTAAAGCAAAATAATGAACAACTTATCATGGAACTAAATACCAACTATCATTCCAAAAAAGAAGTCATCAAATATTTAAGTGAAATTACCGGTAAACAGGTGGATTCAACCGTCGAAGTTTCGCTTCCTTTTTACAGTGATTTTGGGAAACACATTACTTTTGGAAAAAATATTTTTATTAATTTAAATGTTACTTTCGTAGATTTGGGCGGGATTACTATTGAAGATAATGTTTTAATTGGTCCAGGTGCAAGACTTGTGACCGTCAATCATTTAATTAGTCCCAAAAAAAGACGTGGATTACGAGTAGCGCCGATTTGTGTGAAGGAAAATGCTTGGATTGGAGCGAATGCGACGATATTATCAGGCTTGACAATTGGTGAAAATGCCATCGTTGCTGCTGATTCTACTGTTACAAAAGATGTTCCAGCAAACGTTATTGTCGCAGGAAATCCAGCCAAACAAATCCGTAAAATTATCGAGGAATAA
- a CDS encoding alpha-mannosidase gives MVKAHIVNHTHWDREWYFTSADALVLSEQLFTEVIDELKKHPEANFVLDGQLSILDDYVALHPDKLAEIKQLIADEQLFIGPWFTQTDAFFAHGESILRNAMIGIFDSKKYGDYMKIGYLPDTFGFNAQMPTLLEHAGFDNVIFWRGIHLGEHVTSPYFKWQGLGENVSIYAINMPQGYGTGMLLEPTAAYVDGRLDPAIDFIEKYSKTAEVLIPSGNDQLNIISNFAEKLAEINKMGRHDYQLSTYQDFIQYVKELPDLETYRGEFRSPVLARVHKTIGSSRMNIKLNSASLEQKLLTRIEPLLVIAKASGISISERLLMHTWKKLLEGQAHDSLAGCVSDPVAEDILHRMKEADELCDSIENTIVKKIADDLELNANEILVFNTDLHDFDGFKEIQIVTEHKNIHFPAFQNATIVKEEFIPSRENVLEETPAGNRFIEEPGYFVLQVRVKIELPGLGYRVIAFEENDRELDSMFAANDATIQNETYKITFQDGEISLEKPDGKRITSFISIEDDINAGDTYDYSPLAGDIAELFSFSKASTEKSSEVERLILTGKNNFPLDRLTKEGNGRLQIKLILELKKGSELLDVKVEVDNQIKNHRLRLKVNTGVHTDSNIASLPFGYIKRMPEVPENWQETYSEMPIDIEPLEQNVTLTSETESCTIFTRGIKEYQQLDQHIALTLLATTGQLGKPDLAYRPGRASGDTTKKGHVLIETEGAQLLGKHSFTLAIYLDNQAFNERKTAERTKDFNQANVSYQRQPFNHFLHRLDNKIQKTERKLGAKQTLAMLNLPKEYLVSACHPSYYHANKYIIRIENPTNLPQKLELPNMRFDYVNAIEETVENQDNTIPAYGAVTLRLDL, from the coding sequence ATGGTTAAAGCACATATTGTGAACCATACGCATTGGGACCGAGAGTGGTATTTCACCTCTGCCGATGCACTGGTTCTAAGTGAACAACTTTTTACAGAAGTGATTGACGAATTAAAAAAGCATCCAGAAGCAAACTTTGTACTGGATGGACAATTGTCGATTTTAGATGATTATGTTGCGCTTCATCCGGATAAATTAGCAGAAATTAAGCAGCTAATTGCAGATGAACAACTTTTTATTGGACCGTGGTTTACGCAAACAGATGCCTTCTTCGCGCATGGTGAGTCGATTTTGCGCAATGCGATGATTGGGATTTTTGATAGTAAAAAATATGGCGACTATATGAAAATTGGGTATTTACCGGATACATTTGGTTTTAATGCCCAAATGCCAACTTTACTTGAACATGCTGGATTTGATAATGTGATTTTCTGGCGTGGGATACATTTGGGAGAGCATGTCACATCTCCGTATTTTAAATGGCAAGGGCTGGGTGAGAATGTTTCTATCTATGCTATCAATATGCCACAAGGTTACGGCACAGGGATGCTACTTGAACCAACAGCTGCATATGTGGATGGACGCCTTGATCCAGCAATTGATTTTATTGAAAAATATAGTAAAACGGCAGAAGTTTTAATTCCATCTGGAAATGACCAGCTGAATATTATTAGCAATTTTGCCGAAAAATTGGCGGAAATCAACAAGATGGGACGCCATGATTATCAACTTAGCACCTATCAAGATTTTATTCAATATGTAAAAGAGTTGCCAGATTTAGAAACCTATCGTGGTGAATTTAGAAGTCCGGTGTTAGCGCGTGTGCACAAAACAATTGGCTCAAGCCGGATGAATATAAAGCTGAACAGCGCTTCTTTGGAGCAAAAACTCTTAACGCGTATCGAGCCACTACTTGTTATTGCCAAAGCATCTGGAATTTCTATCAGCGAGCGTTTACTAATGCATACCTGGAAAAAATTACTAGAAGGTCAAGCACATGATAGTTTGGCAGGTTGTGTTTCTGATCCAGTTGCTGAAGATATTTTACATCGGATGAAAGAAGCGGATGAATTATGTGATAGTATCGAAAACACAATTGTAAAGAAAATTGCGGATGATTTGGAACTAAATGCAAATGAAATTTTAGTTTTTAATACGGATTTACATGATTTTGACGGATTTAAAGAAATTCAAATAGTAACTGAACATAAAAACATCCATTTTCCAGCGTTTCAGAATGCGACAATTGTTAAAGAAGAATTTATTCCATCGCGTGAAAATGTGCTGGAAGAAACGCCAGCCGGGAACCGTTTTATTGAAGAACCGGGTTATTTTGTGCTTCAAGTACGTGTGAAAATCGAGTTGCCAGGTCTTGGTTACCGAGTAATTGCTTTTGAAGAAAACGACCGCGAACTGGATTCGATGTTTGCTGCTAACGATGCCACTATCCAAAATGAAACCTATAAAATCACTTTCCAAGATGGAGAAATTTCTCTTGAAAAACCAGATGGTAAGCGCATAACTTCCTTCATTAGTATAGAGGATGATATAAATGCAGGTGATACGTACGATTATTCACCGCTAGCAGGAGATATTGCAGAGTTGTTCTCTTTTTCCAAAGCAAGCACTGAGAAATCAAGTGAAGTAGAACGTTTAATTTTGACTGGAAAGAATAATTTTCCACTTGATCGTTTGACGAAAGAAGGGAATGGCAGGCTACAAATCAAACTAATTTTGGAGCTGAAAAAAGGTAGCGAATTACTAGATGTTAAGGTTGAAGTGGATAATCAAATTAAAAATCATCGACTACGCTTAAAAGTCAATACAGGTGTGCATACGGACTCCAATATTGCATCGCTTCCGTTTGGTTATATCAAAAGAATGCCAGAGGTTCCGGAGAATTGGCAAGAAACCTACAGCGAAATGCCAATTGATATCGAACCACTTGAACAAAACGTGACGCTAACTAGTGAAACGGAAAGTTGTACAATTTTCACACGTGGAATTAAAGAATATCAACAATTGGACCAACATATAGCACTGACACTTCTCGCAACAACAGGTCAACTTGGAAAACCCGACTTAGCATATCGACCAGGCCGGGCATCAGGCGACACAACAAAAAAAGGTCATGTACTCATCGAAACAGAGGGCGCCCAGTTACTTGGCAAACATTCATTCACTTTAGCCATTTACCTAGATAACCAAGCTTTCAATGAACGAAAAACCGCAGAACGAACAAAAGATTTCAACCAAGCAAACGTGTCCTATCAACGTCAGCCGTTCAATCATTTTTTACATCGTTTAGACAACAAAATCCAGAAAACGGAACGAAAATTAGGCGCAAAACAAACATTAGCTATGTTAAATTTACCAAAAGAATATTTAGTTTCAGCATGTCACCCATCATATTATCATGCAAACAAATACATCATTCGTATAGAAAACCCAACCAACCTACCCCAAAAGTTGGAATTACCAAATATGCGATTTGACTATGTAAATGCTATCGAAGAAACCGTCGAAAACCAAGACAACACGATTCCAGCATATGGCGCTGTCACACTAAGATTAGATTTATAA
- a CDS encoding PTS fructose transporter subunit IIB codes for MKRKIIAVTACATGVAHTYMAAQALKKGAKKMGNLIKVETQGATGIENELTEKDVNIGEVVIFAVDTKVRNKERFDGKVVLEVPVSAPIKDAEKVINAALALIDEK; via the coding sequence ATGAAACGTAAAATTATTGCAGTAACCGCATGTGCGACAGGTGTTGCGCATACTTATATGGCAGCGCAAGCACTTAAAAAAGGCGCGAAAAAAATGGGTAACCTTATTAAAGTAGAAACACAAGGTGCCACAGGAATTGAAAATGAATTAACAGAAAAAGACGTAAATATTGGCGAAGTAGTCATTTTCGCAGTAGATACAAAGGTACGTAATAAAGAACGTTTTGATGGCAAAGTAGTACTAGAAGTTCCAGTAAGTGCACCAATTAAAGACGCGGAAAAAGTAATCAACGCAGCACTTGCGTTAATTGATGAAAAATAA
- a CDS encoding LysR family transcriptional regulator has protein sequence MELRVLNYFLTVAREKTISKAAEVLHLSQPTLSKQLKELEEELGVTLFIRGNRSITLTEDGLYLANRGKEILSLVELTTSNLLQNETISGEITIGAGETRGFEFIGSVLHKLREKHPEITFQLHSGNADDVLEKIERGLLDFGLVINPVEKLQYDYLPLPLEDIWGILVNITHPLAKKDAVTPSCIQANPIVVSNQSFIDNQLAGWLGEHFEQLNVIGRYNLLYNASLLAKENIASILCIDGIINTENTNLKFVPFSPPLTAGISIVWKKNQTFSSASKEFLRLIQKTCSK, from the coding sequence ATGGAGCTTCGTGTGTTGAATTATTTTTTAACTGTTGCACGTGAAAAAACGATTAGTAAAGCTGCAGAAGTGCTTCATCTTTCTCAACCGACACTTTCTAAACAATTGAAAGAATTAGAGGAAGAACTAGGAGTAACTTTATTTATTCGCGGAAATCGTTCCATTACGTTGACTGAGGATGGACTTTATTTAGCGAACCGGGGGAAAGAAATTTTATCATTAGTGGAATTAACCACCTCGAATTTACTGCAAAACGAAACAATTAGCGGAGAAATAACCATTGGGGCTGGAGAAACAAGAGGATTTGAATTTATCGGCAGCGTTCTTCATAAATTAAGAGAAAAACATCCAGAAATCACTTTTCAATTGCATAGCGGTAATGCTGATGACGTTCTAGAAAAAATTGAACGCGGGTTACTGGATTTTGGGTTGGTGATTAATCCAGTTGAAAAACTGCAATATGACTATTTACCACTTCCTTTAGAAGATATTTGGGGAATTTTAGTTAATATAACACATCCGTTAGCGAAAAAAGATGCTGTTACTCCGAGTTGTATTCAAGCGAATCCGATAGTCGTTTCTAACCAGTCTTTTATTGATAATCAACTAGCTGGTTGGCTTGGTGAGCATTTTGAACAATTGAATGTTATTGGGAGATATAATTTACTTTATAATGCCTCGCTTTTGGCTAAAGAAAATATTGCTAGTATTCTCTGTATTGATGGTATTATCAACACGGAAAATACGAATCTGAAGTTCGTTCCTTTCTCACCGCCGCTTACTGCTGGCATTAGTATTGTTTGGAAAAAGAATCAAACTTTTTCGAGTGCTTCTAAAGAATTTTTGCGGTTAATACAAAAAACTTGCTCAAAATAA